A single Thermoleophilia bacterium DNA region contains:
- the rpoD gene encoding RNA polymerase sigma factor RpoD, whose amino-acid sequence MSDFAEDRSRAPEAPELAIDEVRQLVDEGREQGYLTADHIAEALSDVDLTPDQIDGIYNLLSDLGIDLLEGEGPGSLDGSDTKPDEDVIRKLDLSVKTQTNDPVRMYLKEIGRVSLLTAEEEVSLARRIERGDFEAKRKLIEANLRLVVSIAKRYVGRGMLFLDLIQEGNLGLIRAVEKFDYRKGYKFSTYATWWIRQAITRAIADQARTIRIPVHMVETINKLIRVQRQLLQDMGREPTPEEIGTEMGTTPQKVREILKISQEPVSLETPIGEEEDSQLGDFIEDEEATVPIEAVSAIMQKEELNNVLNTLTHRERKVIELRFGLKGEHPRTLEEVGQTFGVTRERIRQIEAKTLTKLKAYRESQKLRDFLE is encoded by the coding sequence TTGAGTGATTTCGCAGAAGATCGCAGCAGGGCGCCGGAGGCGCCCGAGCTGGCAATCGACGAGGTGCGCCAGCTAGTCGACGAGGGCCGTGAGCAGGGCTATCTCACGGCCGACCACATCGCCGAGGCGCTCTCGGACGTCGATCTCACGCCGGATCAGATCGACGGCATCTACAATCTGCTCAGCGACCTCGGCATCGACCTCCTCGAAGGCGAGGGCCCCGGTTCGCTCGACGGCTCCGACACAAAACCGGACGAAGACGTCATTCGCAAGCTCGATCTCTCGGTGAAGACGCAGACCAACGATCCGGTGCGCATGTATCTCAAGGAGATCGGTCGGGTGTCGCTGCTCACCGCCGAGGAGGAGGTCTCTCTCGCCAGGCGCATCGAGCGCGGCGACTTCGAGGCCAAGCGCAAGCTCATCGAGGCGAACCTGCGCCTCGTGGTGTCGATCGCCAAGCGCTACGTGGGGCGCGGCATGCTGTTCCTGGATCTCATTCAGGAGGGCAATCTGGGGCTCATTCGGGCCGTCGAGAAGTTCGACTACCGCAAGGGCTACAAGTTCAGCACCTACGCCACGTGGTGGATCCGTCAGGCGATCACGCGCGCCATCGCCGACCAGGCGCGCACGATTCGCATTCCCGTGCACATGGTCGAGACGATCAACAAGCTCATTCGCGTGCAGCGCCAACTCCTGCAAGACATGGGACGCGAGCCCACACCGGAGGAGATCGGGACCGAGATGGGCACCACGCCGCAGAAGGTGCGCGAGATCCTCAAGATCAGCCAGGAGCCGGTGAGCCTCGAGACGCCGATCGGCGAGGAGGAAGACTCGCAGCTCGGCGACTTCATTGAAGACGAAGAGGCGACGGTGCCGATCGAGGCGGTCAGCGCGATCATGCAGAAGGAGGAGCTCAACAACGTCCTCAATACGCTGACGCACCGTGAGCGCAAGGTCATCGAGCTGCGTTTTGGGCTCAAAGGCGAGCATCCGCGGACGCTCGAAGAGGTGGGCCAGACCTTTGGCGTCACGCGCGAACGCATCCGCCAGATCGAGGCGAAGACGCTCACCAAACTCAAGGCCTACCGCGAGTCGCAGAAGCTGCGCGACTTCCTCGAATGA
- the dnaG gene encoding DNA primase, which produces MARITAGSIDRVQAAVDMIDLVGQYTQLRKAGANYSGRCPFHEERTPSFSVNPAEKLYYCFGCGAGGNVFGFVQQKENLDFAAAVEYLADRYGVIVEYEESNAHGDALRRRRERLRSLLEKATSYYERVLWEAPAATAAREYLAERGLSEATCKRFRLGYSLPGWGTLRRAAVAAQFSDQELLDAGLVIPGRRAEPYDRFRGRIMFPLADDRGRTLGFGARTLGDEKPKYLNSPETAVYHKSEALFGLDKAKATAAKEDRIFVVEGYTDVMALAQVGIENAVASMGTALTEQQVQRLMRVTRNIDICFDADAAGVNAMSRALDLGRRLGVQLRVVRIPDGLDPADYVLSTAGAEGFRRLVAHAQTLLQFHVQLALDSSDLDRPDGRARAFARLKEVLARAATPLERDEELRHIADRLGLSDEATGYLLSQDERSLACQRQQANGRSGGAAAGVSRAHESRVDVAQAALGGSRELELRFLAGCLARPEVGREVLAGVDESFFAGVESKLVYRSVVERLGAQMAGHTEHEGASAVDDRGEAFAEVVVRAGSERFNAAVVRELFLRLQEAKVSRLIARLKQRREGDADEERGAELARLYTVRHSLREAIRATPVDDEPDEG; this is translated from the coding sequence AGCGGCCGCTGCCCGTTTCATGAAGAACGCACACCGTCGTTCTCTGTGAACCCCGCGGAGAAGCTCTACTACTGCTTCGGCTGCGGCGCCGGCGGCAACGTCTTCGGTTTCGTGCAGCAGAAGGAGAATCTCGATTTTGCTGCCGCCGTCGAGTACCTCGCCGATCGCTACGGGGTCATCGTCGAGTACGAGGAGTCGAACGCGCACGGCGATGCGCTGCGCCGTCGCCGCGAGCGGCTGCGCAGCCTCCTCGAGAAGGCGACGTCGTACTACGAGCGGGTGCTCTGGGAGGCGCCGGCGGCGACGGCCGCGCGCGAGTACCTCGCCGAGCGCGGGCTCAGCGAGGCGACCTGTAAGCGCTTTCGCCTCGGCTACAGCCTGCCCGGCTGGGGGACGCTGCGCCGGGCCGCCGTGGCGGCGCAGTTCAGCGATCAGGAGCTCTTGGACGCCGGTCTTGTGATCCCCGGCCGGCGTGCCGAACCGTACGATCGGTTTCGCGGCCGCATCATGTTTCCGCTGGCCGACGATCGCGGCCGCACCCTGGGCTTCGGTGCGCGCACGCTCGGCGACGAGAAGCCTAAGTACCTCAACTCGCCGGAGACGGCCGTGTATCACAAGAGCGAGGCGCTCTTCGGTCTCGACAAAGCAAAGGCGACCGCGGCCAAGGAAGATCGCATCTTCGTGGTCGAGGGCTACACCGACGTGATGGCCCTCGCTCAGGTCGGCATAGAGAACGCCGTGGCGAGCATGGGCACGGCGCTCACGGAGCAGCAAGTGCAACGCCTGATGCGCGTCACCAGGAACATCGACATCTGCTTCGACGCCGATGCGGCCGGCGTGAACGCCATGAGCCGGGCGCTCGATCTGGGCCGTCGGCTCGGCGTGCAACTGCGCGTGGTCCGCATCCCCGACGGCCTTGACCCGGCCGACTACGTGCTCTCAACGGCGGGGGCGGAAGGGTTTCGCCGGCTTGTCGCTCATGCGCAGACGTTGCTACAATTCCACGTCCAGCTGGCGCTCGACAGCAGCGACCTCGATCGGCCCGACGGCCGGGCACGCGCGTTTGCGCGACTCAAGGAGGTCCTCGCTCGTGCTGCGACGCCGCTCGAAAGAGACGAGGAGCTGCGCCACATCGCCGATCGTCTTGGTCTCTCCGATGAAGCAACAGGGTATCTCCTGTCGCAGGACGAGCGTTCGCTCGCGTGTCAGAGGCAGCAAGCCAACGGGAGGTCCGGAGGCGCTGCGGCAGGGGTGAGCCGCGCGCACGAATCACGCGTCGACGTCGCTCAAGCAGCGCTTGGCGGCAGCCGCGAGCTGGAGCTGCGTTTTCTCGCGGGATGCCTGGCGCGACCGGAGGTCGGGCGCGAGGTTCTGGCCGGCGTCGACGAGAGCTTCTTCGCCGGCGTCGAGTCCAAGCTGGTGTACCGCTCGGTCGTCGAGCGGTTGGGAGCCCAAATGGCGGGGCATACCGAGCATGAGGGCGCTAGCGCCGTCGACGATCGAGGAGAGGCGTTTGCTGAGGTGGTCGTGCGAGCCGGCAGCGAACGATTCAATGCCGCAGTGGTGCGCGAGCTCTTCCTCCGCCTCCAGGAAGCCAAAGTGAGTCGGCTCATCGCGCGGCTCAAGCAAAGGAGAGAAGGCGACGCCGACGAGGAACGGGGAGCCGAGCTGGCGCGTTTGTACACGGTACGTCATTCGCTGCGCGAGGCTATTCGCGCCACCCCCGTCGACGACGAGCCAGACGAAGGTTAG
- a CDS encoding MFS transporter, whose product MDTSRSASGSAKVLTTGMMWAILAVLIIADVMDLLDATITNIAAPTIVHELGGGELLVKWLGSSYALSLGILLVLGGRLGDRFGQRRVFLVGIAGFTLASLACGLASGPATLIVARLCQGAFGALLIPQGIAIMTAHFSRDMTRKAFSVFGPAMGLAMVAGPLLAGFLIDADIAGLSWRPMFLINIVLGAVGFVAALRVLPCDDGDRRVALDGLGAGLLAVGMFGLLFGLIEGSTEGWTVLPFVSLAVGLAGFGLFALRQKTAAQPLIKPSLFSDRGFTSGLVMGLAYFAVVGGMNYVVALFLQLGLGLSPSRAALTLVPMVVGIMMAAVAAAQLMEKLGRTLIFIGLLVTLSGVGWLLQVVLLEGTGVNPWTLSPALLVMGFGMGTCFGTLFDITVGGVAADEAGSASGSLSAVQQLATAIGSAVMTTVYFKMLPAHGQAHAVVVGLAVVAVVTGLCLGLVWLLPGAVRGEGEAVGADCDMAGAVELVSQEA is encoded by the coding sequence ATGGATACATCGCGCTCTGCCAGCGGCTCCGCGAAGGTCCTGACCACGGGCATGATGTGGGCGATCCTCGCCGTGCTCATCATCGCCGACGTGATGGATCTGCTCGACGCCACCATCACCAACATCGCCGCGCCGACGATCGTGCACGAGCTCGGCGGCGGCGAGCTGCTCGTCAAGTGGCTGGGCTCGAGCTATGCGCTCTCGCTCGGCATCCTGCTCGTGCTCGGCGGGCGGCTCGGCGATCGCTTCGGTCAGCGCCGCGTGTTCCTGGTGGGCATCGCCGGTTTCACGCTCGCGTCTCTCGCCTGCGGACTCGCGTCTGGTCCGGCGACGCTCATCGTGGCGCGCCTTTGCCAGGGGGCGTTCGGCGCCCTGCTCATCCCGCAGGGCATTGCCATCATGACGGCGCACTTCTCGCGCGACATGACGCGCAAGGCGTTCAGCGTGTTCGGGCCGGCCATGGGGTTGGCTATGGTGGCCGGCCCGCTGCTCGCAGGCTTTCTCATCGACGCCGACATCGCCGGGCTCAGCTGGCGGCCGATGTTTCTCATCAACATCGTTCTCGGCGCGGTCGGCTTCGTCGCCGCGCTCCGCGTGCTGCCCTGCGATGACGGTGACCGGCGCGTTGCGCTCGATGGCCTCGGCGCGGGTCTGCTGGCGGTCGGTATGTTCGGCCTGCTGTTCGGCCTGATCGAGGGCTCGACCGAGGGCTGGACCGTCCTGCCGTTCGTCTCGCTCGCCGTTGGTCTCGCAGGGTTCGGACTGTTCGCCCTTCGCCAGAAGACCGCCGCGCAGCCGCTGATCAAGCCGTCGCTGTTCTCCGACCGCGGCTTCACCTCCGGGCTCGTCATGGGCCTCGCGTACTTCGCCGTCGTCGGCGGTATGAACTACGTCGTAGCGCTCTTCCTGCAGTTGGGTCTCGGGCTCAGCCCCTCGCGCGCGGCGCTGACGCTCGTGCCGATGGTCGTGGGTATCATGATGGCCGCGGTGGCGGCCGCTCAGCTCATGGAGAAGCTCGGCCGCACGCTCATCTTCATCGGTCTCCTGGTCACCTTGTCCGGCGTCGGTTGGCTGCTCCAAGTGGTGCTCTTGGAGGGCACGGGGGTGAACCCCTGGACGCTGTCGCCCGCGCTCCTCGTCATGGGCTTCGGGATGGGCACGTGCTTCGGCACGCTCTTCGATATCACTGTTGGAGGCGTCGCGGCCGACGAGGCGGGCAGCGCCAGCGGATCGCTGAGCGCCGTGCAGCAACTTGCCACTGCCATCGGCTCGGCGGTCATGACCACGGTGTACTTCAAGATGCTGCCCGCACACGGGCAGGCACATGCCGTGGTTGTCGGCCTCGCGGTGGTCGCCGTCGTCACGGGGCTGTGTCTGGGGCTCGTGTGG
- a CDS encoding AI-2E family transporter, producing MPNLNQDTPSRMRTSEIVRRAAIATATVLLVVGSALLLIQIRTILLWILVGIILAIALHPAVRWLMAHRVPRVAAALGVSLAAIAVLIAIVLAIVLPVILQAGDFIRDIPTLVRTLFGAGGRLHFLEQNFSVLERLSTLTPEDVANALMGSQEAIVGALSRAASFVAATITIFVIMIMLLLQGGRAWQALLASMVGEEGVWAKRIGDDFLRAVGGYVRGNLALSAIAGITAYLVLRILDIPYAETLAVTVAILDVIPLVGATIAMVIVSIVGFAVGGTTDGIVLLVFFIVYQQFENNVLQNLVYAKTVSLPPLVVFIAALAGAVLGGIVGALLAIPLASAGWTLGRDLIALRQARHAAAAQSDERSTSTLETQDAGETGGAAEADSDDSGGNQG from the coding sequence ATGCCGAACCTCAACCAAGATACGCCCTCGCGTATGCGCACCTCCGAGATCGTGCGGCGTGCGGCGATCGCCACCGCCACTGTTCTGCTCGTCGTGGGGTCCGCGCTCCTGCTCATCCAAATCCGCACGATCCTTCTCTGGATCCTCGTCGGCATCATCCTCGCCATCGCGCTGCATCCCGCCGTACGCTGGCTCATGGCGCATCGCGTGCCGCGCGTCGCCGCGGCGCTCGGCGTCTCGCTGGCGGCCATCGCCGTGCTGATCGCCATCGTGCTCGCCATCGTGTTGCCGGTCATCCTGCAGGCCGGGGACTTCATCCGCGACATTCCCACGCTCGTGCGCACACTCTTCGGAGCCGGTGGCCGGCTTCACTTCCTCGAGCAGAACTTCTCCGTGCTCGAGCGACTCAGCACCCTTACCCCCGAGGACGTCGCCAATGCGCTGATGGGTAGCCAAGAGGCCATCGTGGGCGCGCTCAGCCGGGCCGCCTCGTTCGTCGCCGCGACAATCACGATCTTCGTCATCATGATCATGCTCCTGCTTCAAGGGGGCCGCGCCTGGCAGGCGCTTCTCGCTTCGATGGTCGGCGAGGAAGGCGTGTGGGCCAAGCGCATCGGCGACGACTTCTTGCGCGCCGTCGGGGGCTACGTGCGCGGCAACCTCGCGCTCAGTGCCATCGCGGGGATCACCGCCTACCTCGTGCTGCGCATCCTCGACATCCCGTACGCGGAGACGCTGGCGGTGACGGTGGCCATCCTCGACGTCATCCCGCTCGTGGGCGCCACCATCGCCATGGTAATCGTCTCGATCGTGGGGTTCGCCGTCGGCGGCACCACCGATGGCATTGTGCTGCTCGTCTTCTTCATCGTCTACCAGCAGTTCGAGAACAACGTGCTTCAGAACCTGGTGTACGCGAAGACCGTCTCGCTCCCGCCGCTGGTGGTGTTCATCGCCGCCCTCGCCGGCGCCGTCTTGGGGGGCATCGTCGGGGCGCTGCTCGCCATCCCGCTCGCTTCGGCGGGCTGGACACTCGGGCGCGACCTCATCGCGCTACGTCAGGCGCGCCACGCCGCCGCGGCCCAGAGCGATGAGCGATCGACCTCGACACTAGAGACGCAGGACGCCGGCGAGACAGGGGGCGCGGCGGAAGCCGACTCCGACGACAGCGGCGGGAACCAGGGCTAG
- a CDS encoding TetR/AcrR family transcriptional regulator C-terminal domain-containing protein, with product MKEHRKSGKADPSTDRREIVSRRARPAKAPLSQEIIVTTALDLVSQDGMAGLSLRKVAAALDTGAASLYVYVANLDELLALVLDRVFAEVERPADPEGDWREQLKTVLRSYFRVLYERPGLAQVALRTSPTGANMMDLTETLLVLLGRGGLDTGRAAWALDLLLLHSAALAAERDNRRYTDSATLQRMRDATQALASESYPQIHAAGDELYSGARERYEWALDVLINGVLDTPRP from the coding sequence ATGAAGGAGCACCGGAAATCCGGCAAAGCCGATCCCTCGACGGACAGACGGGAGATCGTGAGCCGCCGGGCGCGGCCGGCCAAGGCGCCGCTGAGCCAGGAGATCATCGTTACCACGGCCCTCGACCTGGTCTCCCAGGACGGCATGGCCGGCCTCAGTCTGCGCAAGGTGGCGGCGGCTCTGGATACGGGCGCCGCCTCGCTGTACGTCTACGTCGCCAACCTCGACGAGCTGCTCGCGCTGGTGCTCGACCGCGTGTTCGCAGAAGTCGAGCGGCCGGCCGATCCCGAGGGCGATTGGCGCGAGCAGCTCAAGACGGTACTGCGATCGTACTTCCGCGTCCTCTACGAGCGTCCGGGGCTCGCCCAGGTGGCGCTGCGCACGAGCCCCACGGGCGCCAACATGATGGACCTCACCGAGACGCTTCTTGTGCTGCTCGGGCGCGGCGGTTTGGATACGGGTCGCGCGGCCTGGGCGCTCGACTTGCTGCTATTGCACTCGGCTGCTCTCGCGGCCGAGCGTGACAACCGGCGCTATACGGACTCCGCCACTCTCCAGCGCATGCGGGACGCTACACAGGCTCTGGCGAGTGAGTCCTACCCGCAGATCCACGCCGCCGGTGACGAGCTGTACAGCGGCGCCCGCGAGCGCTACGAGTGGGCGCTCGATGTCCTCATCAACGGGGTACTCGACACGCCGCGGCCGTAG